The following are encoded in a window of Raphanus sativus cultivar WK10039 unplaced genomic scaffold, ASM80110v3 Scaffold1674, whole genome shotgun sequence genomic DNA:
- the LOC130504568 gene encoding pentatricopeptide repeat-containing protein At4g26800-like: protein MRWPIPTAISSTAKAFLHRQFFLKNGIPPSIRLCKLRAFCSSVDYREILRSGLDGIEHDEAVYLFKYMAESRPLPHIIEFNKVLTAIAKMHSYDTVIRLWSIVEKEEDIEISPDIYTCNILVKCFCSCYQPCLALSFLGKMMKLGVEPDVVTDSLLVSGFCRINRNYEALYVVEQMKKMGVAPNVVVYTVLIDGLCRSGLLNEAVKQFGWMEKEGVTPNVFTYTSLISGLCNACKLSEASHLLREMISRNIDPNVVTFTVLIDAYVKAGKFSKFKELRQEMIKMSIDPNVFTYTSVINGLCMHNHVDIAVEAYKDMLSNGCAPNVLTYSTLANGFFKSNMFKKGIELFQEMSDRGVAENIVSRNTLIQGCFQAGKISAAEQLLEKMPAHGLSPNIRSYNIVLAGLFSYGKVKLALGKYEDMQKTRNDLDIVTYTIMIHGMCKDGKADEAYKLFCSLSSYGVEPDDKAYTAMISGLKKNGMLARAHALTRIYQKYKRNRGSI, encoded by the coding sequence ATGCGGTGGCCGATCCCGACTGCGATCTCCTCGACGGCTAAGGCGTTTCTTCACCGACAGTTCTTCCTGAAGAACGGTATCCCTCCTTCGATTCGACTCTGCAAGCTCCGAGCTTTCTGTAGTTCTGTTGACTATCGAGAGATACTGAGAAGTGGGCTTGACGGTATCGAGCACGATGAAGCTGTGTACTTGTTCAAATACATGGCTGAGTCTCGTCCCCTCCCTCACATCATCGAGTTCAACAAAGTGCTGACTGCTATCGCCAAGATGCATAGCTACGATACTGTGATCAGGCTCTGGAGTATTGTGGAGAAGGAAGAGGATATAGAGATATCGCCTGATATCTACACCTGCAACATCTTAGTGAAGTGTTTCTGCTCTTGTTATCAGCCTTGTCTTGCTTTGTCTTTTCTTGGGAAGATGATGAAGCTTGGTGTTGAGCCGGACGTGGTTACGGATAGCTTGTTGGTTAGTGGGTTTTGTAGGATCAATAGAAATTACGAGGCTTTGTATGTGGTTGagcagatgaagaagatgggCGTTGCCCCTAATGTTGTAGTCTACACTGTTCTTATTGATGGTCTCTGTAGGAGCGGGTTATTGAATGAAGCGGTTAAGCAATTTGGTTGGATGGAGAAGGAAGGAGTTACTCCGAATGTGTTTACCTACACCTCTCTCATTAGTGGTCTTTGTAACGCCTGTAAGTTGAGTGAAGCCTCTCACCTACTTCGCGAGATGATCTCCAGGAATATCGATCCTAATGTAGTCACTTTCACTGTACTAATCGATGCGTATGTGAAAGCTGGgaagttttcaaaatttaaggaGCTGCGCCAGGAGATGATCAAGATGTCTATAGATCCTAATGTTTTCACTTACACTTCAGTAATAAATGGGTTGTGCATGCACAATCATGTAGATATCGCCGTAGAAGCTTATAAAGACATGCTAAGCAATGGGTGCGCCCCAAATGTATTGACTTACTCTACTCTTGCAAATGGATTTTTCAAGTCGAACATGTTCAAGAAAGGGATTGAACTTTTCCAAGAGATGTCTGACAGAGGAGTTGCTGAAAACATAGTCTCTCGCAACACCCTTATCCAAGGGTGTTTTCAAGCTGGCAAAATCAGTGCTGCCGAACAACTCTTGGAAAAAATGCCTGCTCATGGTCTGTCTCCAAATATTAGGAGTTATAACATTGTTTTAGCTGGTCTGTTTTCTTATGGGAAGGTAAAGCTAGCATTGGGTAAATATGAAGATATGCAAAAGACTAGAAATGATCTTGACATTGTTACATATACTATCATGATCCATGGGATGTGCAAGGATGGTAAGGCGGATGAAGCATATAAGTTGTTCTGTAGCCTCAGCAGCTACGGAGTGGAGCCTGATGATAAAGCATACACGGCAATGATCTCAGGGTTGAAGAAGAACGGCATGCTGGCTAGAGCGCATGCACTGACAAGGAT
- the LOC108839984 gene encoding GDSL esterase/lipase At4g26790, protein MLQNRILAFLLLAFTQLLVEIPGTGAKVPALIVFGDSTVDSGNNNQISTVLKSNFQPYGRDFFDGKATGRFSNGRIAPDFISEGLGLKNAVPAYLDPSYDIKDFATGVCFASAGTGLDNATSDVLSVMPLWKEVEYYKEYQTKLRSYLGEEKANEVIRESLYLISIGTNDFLENYYLLPRKLRKYSVDEYQNFLIGLAGEFLTEIYRLGARKMSFSGLSPFGCLPLERTTQIFYGSKCIEEYNVAARDFNTKMADKVFKFNKELSGLQLVFSNPYDLVSDIIHRPEAFGFNNVRSACCGTGYYEMSYLCDKMNPFTCTDASTYVFWDSFHPTEKTNRIVASHVLKYDLARFQ, encoded by the exons ATGCTGCAAAACAGAATTCTTGCGTTCTTGTTGCTTGCGTTTACTCAGCTCTTGGTGGAGATACCTGGAACTGGTGCGAAAGTTCCAGCACTTATTGTATTTGGGGACTCAACTGTGGACTCAGGGAACAACAACCAGATCTCTACGGTTCTAAAGAGTAACTTCCAGCCGTATGGCCGGGACTTTTTTGACGGCAAAGCAACTGGGAGATTCTCAAATGGTCGGATAGCTCCAGATTTCATCTCTGAAGGCTTAGGACTCAAGAACGCAGTTCCTGCTTACCTAGATCCATCATATGACATCAAAGACTTTGCCACTGGTGTCTGTTTTGCTTCAGCTGGAACCGGCTTAGACAATGCAACCTCTGATGTGTTA TCTGTGATGCCGCTATGGAAGGAAGTGGAGTACTACAAAGAGTACCAGACCAAGCTGAGAAGCTACTTGGGAGAAGAGAAAGCTAATGAAGTTATCAGGGAATCACTTTACCTGATTAGTATAGGAACCAACGATTTTCTTGAGAATTACTATCTTCTTCCTCGCAAGTTACGCAAGTACTCTGTTGATGAGTACCAAAACTTCCTGATAGGACTCGCTGGAGAGTTCTTGACCGAAATTTACAGACTTGGAGCTCGTAAGATGTCCTTTTCTGGACTCTCTCCTTTTGGATGCTTGCCACTTGAAAGAACAACACAGATCTTTTACGGAAGCAAATGTATTGAAGAATACAACGTTGCTGCTAGAGACTTCAACACCAAGATGGCGGATAAAGTCTTTAAGTTTAACAAAGAGCTGAGCGGACTACAGCTCGTGTTTTCAAACCCATATGACTTGGTTTCAGACATCATACACCGTCCTGAAGCATTCG GTTTTAATAATGTAAGGAGTGCATGTTGTGGAACGGGATACTATGAGATGAGCTACTTATGTGATAAAATGAACCCTTTCACATGTACTGATGCGAGCACATATGTGTTTTGGGACTCGTTTCATCCAACAGAGAAGACGAACAGAATCGTAGCAAGCCATGTTCTGAAGTATGACTTAGCTCGGTTTCAGTGA